From Acipenser ruthenus chromosome 23, fAciRut3.2 maternal haplotype, whole genome shotgun sequence, the proteins below share one genomic window:
- the LOC117413076 gene encoding alpha-2Db adrenergic receptor-like produces MKNQSGAENDTGMDLAQALSVLNSSHDANDTETPQIPPHSPAAAAFIILVVIVIIILTIVGNVLVVVAVSTSRALRAPQNLFLVSLASADILVATLVIPFSLANEVMGYWYFGSTWCGFYLALDVLFCTSSIVHLCAISLDRYWSVTKAVRYNLKRTPKRIKCMIAIVWVISAVISFPPLIIKKETKKHDSECLLNGETWYILSSCIVSFFAPCVIMILVYCKIYKVAKQRSSTVFVAKNGLERQPSQSETCFVPKDKFENESPSSQSSGSNQRQEELEDIDLEESTSENKPSKNSRFSKKRKVEGSSCCAKQNCRLSWASNRASQLFVEQKRRHNSVSKNKVAQLREKRFTFVLAVVMGVFVLCWFPFFFTYSLQAICGDKCNIPKTLFDLFFWIGYCNSSVNPIIYTIFNRDFRKAFKKIICVTAKLN; encoded by the coding sequence ATGAAGAACCAAAGCGGTGCTGAAAATGATACTGGGATGGATCTAGCCCAGGCGCTTAGCGTGCTTAACAGTTCGCACGATGCCAATGACACAGAAACCCCACAAATACCACCACACTCTCCTGCTGCTGCCGCTTTTATCATCCTGGTGGTCATCGTAATTATCATCCTGACCATTGTTGGCAACGTGCTTGTGGTGGTTGCAGTGTCCACGAGCCGAGCTCTCAGGGCGCCCCAGAACCTCTTTCTTGTTTCTCTCGCGTCTGCTGACATTTTGGTGGCCACTTTGGTTATCCCGTTCTCCCTGGCTAACGAGGTGATGGGCTACTGGTACTTCGGTAGCACCTGGTGTGGCTTCTACCTGGCTTTGGATGTACTCTTCTGCACTTCATCCATTGTGCACCTGTGCGCCATCAGCCTGGATAGATACTGGTCAGTGACCAAAGCGGTGCGCTACAACCTCAAAAGGACTCCTAAAAGGATCAAATGTATGATTGCCATAGTCTGGGTTATATCGGCGGTCATCTCTTTCCCACCACTgatcattaaaaaagaaacaaaaaaacacgacTCTGAATGCCTCCTCAACGGGGAAACATGGTATATATTATCCTCCTGTATAGTATCTTTCTTTGCCCCCTGCGTAATTATGATTTTAGTTTACTGTAAGATCTACAAGGTGGCAAAGCAGAGGTCTTCGACTGTTTTTGTCGCCAAGAACGGATTGGAAAGACAGCCTTCCCAGTCCGAAACCTGTTTCGTGCCCAAGGATAAGTTTGAGAACGAAAGCCCCAGTAGCCAAAGCTCGGGCAGCAATCAGAGGCAGGAAGAGCTCGAGGACATCGACCTCGAGGAGAGCACGTCAGAAAATAAGCCCAGTAAGAACTCTCGGTTTTCTAAGAAGAGAAAGGTGGAAGGGTCGAGTTGCTGTGCCAAGCAAAACTGTCGATTGTCCTGGGCTTCAAACCGAGCCTCTCAGCTCTTCGTTGAGCAAAAGAGGAGACATAACTCTGTTTCAAAGAACAAGGTGGCACAGTTACGGGAGAAAAGATTCACTTTTGTGTTAGCTGTCGTAATGGGGGTGTTTGTGCTTTGCTGGTTCCCATTTTTCTTCACGTACAGTTTGCAGGCAATCTGTGGGGATAAGTGCAATATTCCCAAAACCCTTTTTGATCTCTTCTTTTGGATTGGCTACTGTAACAGTTCCGTAAACCCTATTATTTATACCATTTTCAACAGGGATTTTCGCAAAGCTTTTAAGAAAATCATATGTGTAACTGCCAAACTTAATTAG